A single Triticum dicoccoides isolate Atlit2015 ecotype Zavitan chromosome 2A, WEW_v2.0, whole genome shotgun sequence DNA region contains:
- the LOC119353671 gene encoding myb-related protein Zm38-like — protein MSKRPGGTKKRLKRGLWSPEEDEKLMNHIAKYGNGCWSSVPKIAGLERCGKSCRLRWINYLRPDLKRGAFSQEEEDLIIHLHSILGNKWSQIAAQLPGRTDNEVKNFWNSFIKKKLRQRGIDPATHKPLAPAGAAAAATPVSRSAVFSEAELILSSPVGGPHMPPLVSAESYVYSRGSMDGAGGVVGGCSDDGSLSSLSGYNNNNQTADFAGYLDADALHGAVIPSVSSSSTLNSMAGVSPGGVANGNATDELCCNNNNKNNPSNSGSGFESSTTQSSSNHHLPWLELGSISSCTEDGAGAGAAADHYGAALDELKWSDYVFDGGYPQYHQQGQCIYGDSKAAADAATAQFDAHGLGINWCLN, from the exons ATGTCGAAGCGGCCCGgcgggacgaagaagaggctcaagCGCGGCctctggtcgccggaggaggacgaGAAGCTCATGAACCACATTGCCAAGTACGGCAACGGCTGCTGGAGCTCCGTCCCCAAGATTGCAG GCCTTGAGAGGTGCGGGAAGAGCTGCAGGCTGAGGTGGATAAACTACCTGAGGCCGGACCTCAAGAGGGGCGCCTTCTCGCAGGAGGAGGAGGACCTCATCATCCACCTCCACTCCATCCTCGGCAACAAGTGGTCTCAGATCGCCGCGCAGCTGCCCGGTCGCACCGACAACGAGGTCAAGAACTTCTGGAACTCCTTCATCAAGAAAAAGCTCCGCCAGCGCGGCATCGACCCGGCCACCCACAAGCCGCTCGCCCCAGCCGGCGCTGCCGCTGCCGCCACGCCTGTCAGCCGCTCCGCCGTGTTCAGCGAGGCCGAGCTGATACTGTCGTCCCCCGTGGGAGGACCGCACATGCCGCCGCTGGTGTCGGCGGAGAGCTACGTGTACAGCCGGGGCAGCATGGACGGCGCCGGCGGCGTGGTGGGCGGGTGCAGCGACGATGGGTCACTGTCCTCGCTGTCGgggtacaacaacaacaaccagaCGGCGGACTTCGCCGGGTACCTGGATGCGGACGCCCTGCACGGCGCAGTCATCCCGTCGGTGTCGAGCTCCAGCACGCTTAACTCCATGGCCGGCGTGAGCCCCGGCGGCGTGGCCAACGGCAACGCTACGGACGAGCTgtgctgcaacaacaacaacaaaaacaacccgAGCAACAGCGGCAGCGGGTTCGAGTCGTCGACCACGCAGAGCAGCAGCAACCACCATCTGCCGTGGCTGGAGCTGGGGTCGATCAGCAGCTGCACCGAggacggcgccggcgccggcgccgccgccgaccaCTACGGCGCGGCGCTGGACGAGCTCAAGTGGTCCGACTACGTGTTCGACGGCGGCTACCCGCAGTACCACCAGCAGGGCCAGTGCATCTACGGCGACAGCaaggccgccgccgacgccgccacgGCGCAGTTCGACGCGCACGGGCTCGGCATCAACTGGTGCTTGAATTGA